One region of uncultured Methanolobus sp. genomic DNA includes:
- a CDS encoding DUF166 domain-containing protein, with the protein MTTIGVITRGKYGNRLIETILTKTDLKVVQIAVPELLPEFIDEPEEFLEGLNIDSSVFDSEIVITYSLHPDLTVAVAHMAGKAGVKALIIPGGASKAPVVELEGLAKKYGMLIEVEDICCTLESEPETEELCKYLSIPEVEVDIDKGIITSVKVLCGAPCGSTWHMAKELVGTKVEDAPAKAGLLIQQYPCRAVRGGMGGIHESGDIHKKAVEDAIKRKREI; encoded by the coding sequence ATGACCACCATCGGAGTAATCACCAGAGGAAAATACGGCAACAGACTAATTGAAACGATCCTCACAAAAACGGATCTTAAAGTCGTTCAAATAGCAGTCCCCGAACTGCTGCCAGAGTTCATAGACGAGCCAGAGGAATTCCTTGAAGGACTCAACATAGACAGCTCTGTATTCGATTCTGAGATTGTGATAACTTACTCCCTTCATCCGGACCTCACTGTTGCAGTGGCACACATGGCAGGAAAAGCAGGTGTAAAAGCCCTGATAATTCCAGGGGGAGCTTCAAAAGCACCAGTTGTGGAATTAGAAGGGTTAGCCAAAAAATATGGAATGCTCATAGAAGTAGAAGACATTTGCTGCACCCTTGAATCCGAACCTGAAACCGAAGAACTCTGCAAATACCTGTCAATACCTGAAGTTGAAGTTGACATCGATAAAGGTATAATCACTTCGGTCAAAGTATTATGTGGGGCACCCTGTGGAAGCACATGGCACATGGCAAAAGAACTTGTGGGAACTAAAGTGGAAGATGCACCTGCAAAAGCCGGACTCCTGATACAGCAATACCCATGCCGGGCTGTCAGGGGTGGAATGGGTGGCATCCACGAATCAGGCGACATCCACAAAAAAGCCGTGGAAGATGCCATCAAAAGAAAGAGAGAGATATAA
- the tmk gene encoding dTMP kinase, producing the protein MKGKLITLEGIDGSGKSTITERLRSNPDFKDFVFTREPTIGWIGDAVNRAIHSDTDDLAELLLFTADHAEHISKLILPALESGQNVISDRYSGSRYAYQAVTLKGKFPEPMEWIQQIHHGWTVDPDLTVLFDIDPETSVKRCGNRGEQTKFEKIDFLEEVRANYLKLAEAHPERFVIINTDRAVDEIEKAVLNAIISLLEG; encoded by the coding sequence ATGAAAGGTAAACTCATTACTCTGGAAGGTATCGACGGTTCCGGTAAGTCTACAATTACTGAGCGTCTGCGCTCAAATCCTGATTTTAAGGATTTTGTTTTCACAAGAGAACCAACAATCGGCTGGATCGGCGATGCTGTAAACCGTGCAATTCACTCGGATACTGATGACCTTGCAGAGCTTTTGCTTTTCACCGCAGACCATGCGGAACACATTTCTAAACTTATTCTGCCTGCGCTTGAAAGTGGCCAGAATGTCATTTCAGACAGGTATTCAGGAAGCAGGTATGCGTATCAGGCTGTGACTCTTAAAGGTAAGTTCCCTGAACCAATGGAATGGATTCAGCAGATACACCACGGATGGACAGTTGACCCTGACCTTACGGTTCTTTTTGATATTGACCCGGAGACCTCAGTTAAGAGGTGCGGTAACCGTGGTGAGCAGACCAAATTTGAGAAAATAGATTTCCTTGAGGAAGTTAGGGCAAATTACCTGAAGCTTGCAGAAGCACATCCTGAGAGGTTTGTTATTATCAATACCGACAGGGCTGTGGATGAGATTGAGAAGGCTGTTCTGAATGCGATAATTTCGTTGCTCGAAGGATAG
- a CDS encoding type II toxin-antitoxin system RelE/ParE family toxin produces the protein MYTILYSSGALKDIKNLPADIAQKIVLSIKEISDNPKTHVKKLKGFPKSPLYSLRVGTYRAIMSIEDDKLVVFVIEVGHRSKIYRKY, from the coding sequence ATGTATACTATCCTGTATTCTTCAGGGGCACTGAAGGATATTAAAAACCTCCCTGCAGATATTGCTCAAAAGATAGTGTTATCTATCAAAGAGATCAGTGATAATCCGAAAACACATGTTAAGAAACTCAAAGGCTTTCCAAAATCACCTTTATATTCATTAAGAGTTGGTACTTACCGCGCGATTATGAGTATTGAGGATGATAAGCTGGTTGTGTTTGTTATTGAAGTTGGACACCGGAGTAAGATTTACCGAAAATATTGA
- a CDS encoding IS1 family transposase (programmed frameshift), with protein sequence MNCPRCKSSDSTKNGIVGGRQRYRCSGCGYNYTVEKKSTAYPESVKKQALQLYLEGLGFRSIGRFLNVSHVTVQNWIKQFGSELEELKSQKEISVVELDEMHTYIGNKKYCWIWIAVDRDGKKFIDCSFGSRGTETGEKLWDKLKEKEIGEVMTDHWRAYAEFLPKEIHTQSKAETYTVEGYNSIFRHFLARLRRKSKCYTKSIEMLKYSIILLMKYRNNELSIFN encoded by the exons ATGAATTGCCCAAGATGTAAAAGTTCCGATTCCACAAAGAATGGCATAGTTGGTGGACGTCAGCGTTACAGGTGCTCAGGGTGTGGATATAATTATACTGTCGAAAAGAAATCAACAGCATACCCTGAGTCTGTGAAAAAACAAGCTTTACAATTATACCTTGAAGGACTAGGATTTCGTTCAATTGGACGTTTTCTAAATGTTAGCCATGTTACCGTGCAAAACTGGATCAAGCAATTTGGCAGTGAATTAGAGGAACTAAAAAGTCAAAAAGAGATCTCTGTCGTAGAATTAGATGAGATGCACACATACATCGGGAATAAAAAA TACTGCTGGATCTGGATTGCTGTTGATAGAGATGGGAAAAAATTCATCGACTGCTCTTTTGGTAGTAGGGGAACAGAAACAGGCGAAAAACTCTGGGATAAGTTAAAGGAAAAAGAGATTGGAGAAGTGATGACTGATCACTGGAGAGCATATGCAGAGTTCCTTCCGAAGGAGATTCATACTCAATCAAAAGCAGAAACTTATACTGTTGAAGGTTACAACAGTATATTCAGGCATTTTCTAGCAAGGTTAAGAAGGAAGTCAAAGTGCTATACCAAGAGCATTGAAATGCTAAAGTATTCGATCATTCTTTTAATGAAATACAGGAATAACGAGTTATCTATATTTAATTAA
- a CDS encoding HisA/HisF-related TIM barrel protein: protein MFRIIFVLDIFNKTVVHAQGGDRSEYKPIHFSSHICNTSDATQIVGTVKPAEVYIADLNLLENIGKREKNFDIIQAVAESAKVMLDPGVTSVSETEDVMDIVQTVILGTETASLETIKEASRLYPGRVSVSIDKKHGKILTNDPTMPDEPLKIVELLNDYELADIIILDLDRVGTSSGVDSQFLSKIVSISRHNVLLGGGVSNMEDIKTLEDIGIKGALVATALHNGSIPLEMVRQVSG from the coding sequence ATGTTTCGTATCATCTTCGTTCTCGACATATTCAACAAGACAGTAGTCCATGCACAGGGTGGGGATCGTAGTGAATACAAACCCATCCACTTTTCAAGTCACATATGCAACACATCCGATGCAACACAGATCGTAGGGACCGTAAAACCAGCAGAGGTCTACATCGCAGACCTGAACCTGCTTGAGAATATCGGCAAGAGGGAAAAGAACTTCGATATCATACAGGCCGTGGCAGAATCAGCAAAAGTAATGCTTGACCCCGGCGTAACATCAGTCTCAGAAACCGAAGACGTAATGGACATTGTACAAACCGTCATCCTAGGAACCGAGACCGCCTCACTTGAAACAATAAAAGAGGCAAGCAGGCTGTACCCTGGAAGAGTAAGCGTCAGTATCGACAAAAAACACGGTAAGATACTCACCAACGACCCCACAATGCCCGATGAGCCGCTAAAGATAGTAGAACTCCTCAACGACTACGAACTTGCAGATATCATAATCCTCGACCTTGACAGAGTTGGTACATCAAGCGGCGTAGACTCACAATTCTTAAGTAAAATCGTTTCTATCTCAAGGCACAATGTGCTTCTGGGTGGCGGTGTAAGCAACATGGAAGACATTAAAACTCTGGAAGATATCGGAATAAAGGGCGCACTTGTGGCAACAGCATTGCATAACGGCTCAATTCCACTGGAAATGGTAAGACAGGTTTCAGGGTAA